The genomic DNA GTACGCGTCGCGTCTGTATCCACATAGTCAAGCTAATGTCTACTGGGAAAGGGTTTCTTCTGTCTGACTAAAGTCCTGCGTCAGCGAGGCAACATACAGAGTGACCAGTCTGCTGGGCGTGCATCGCGATGCCCTTCTCGCCTTCGAGACGCTGGCCGCAGGTGCGGCATGTGATGGAAAAGGTCGCCGTGTCCGTATAGTAGTGCTGCGATTGCAGCTGCGTGACAAGGTGCTGGCACGCGTCTGTGAGCCCCGGCTGCGACACGGCGAAAGCAGTGGTGCCacgctcgggcggcgcgtcagGCGTTGGAAGCCCGACCAACACGTCATAGTGGCTGGGTTAGCCTAACCACGTACATTCCAGCGTAGGCAAGCAGCCATGCCGTCGAATATCCTTGCTGTTCGCCGAACTTGTGGCACACGCCGCTCTTGGCGTCCCAGCACCAGATTTCAACCTGGAAGTGAGCGGCAAATAGCGCCAGCtccaccgcgccgccccaTGTTGTGGGCTTCACGAGTTTGGCCAAGTAGGACTCGCGCGACTCGCTGCGTTAGTCGTCGAACGTACCCTAAAATCGCACTCGAATACGTATCCGGGTCCTTGCGCAAGAGTTCGACGGCGACTGGGTCAGTGACGCTAACGTACGCTGCCGCAATGCACGGCTGCTTTCTAGGTCGGTCGAATGTTGTCGGGCAAATTGTACCGCATGAAACAGGCAGCTATTGTCATCCGGGATTGTATGCAAAGCCAAGCACTGGCTGTGGGGGCCTAGCGGCACGTGCGTCCGCACCGGTGGCGAGTTCGACGAATTTGATGttgccggtgcgcacgcgctcttTTGTTCGACAACCACCGAGTCCCccgcgcgcaagctcaGTGGAGGTGACGTCAATGCTGCATTACCTTGTACAGAGTCAATGGGAAGCGGTCGGGGCGGAAATCCGCTTTTGACTAGGTTAGTCAGAAGACATACGTTGTTGTTGGCTGCTAGGCACGTCTGTACAGGCAGTGATGAAATCCTGTAGATCGCGCAAAGTGGTTGGAGGCGTATTCTGCAGCGGAAATGTGTGCGTTCCTGAtgcgtggcgcaggcgcaacATCGTCCAATTGTGGAGAAAGCCAACGCGCGTATGCACACGACACAGCGGCCTTGGGCCGGCCAGCGTGTACATCATCATTGGCTGGCATTAATTGCGCATATTCCAACCAATCCAATCTTGGTATTGGTTCTCCGAAATCCCAAAATCCTACGCTTGGCATCAGCCCATTTGCAGAACCGACAATTTTGCGCGAATTATGCACCAATCAAGTGTGCGCTTTGGCGCAGCATACCCAAATGATTGGCGGCAATAATCTCGCATCTAACAATTCGAGGGCAAATGCACCCGCGCCACCCGGGCAGGCAAGAAAGGCGGAAAAGTATTAAAGAAACGAGGCGGCTTGCAACTCACAACAACACAATCCTCTTTCAAATGGTGTGTACTTGCCTCCCATCGCAGAAGCTAACCCTTCAGAGCTCTACCGAGATGTCCATGTGCAACTGTGCCCCGAAGTGTGAGTGCGCTCCCAAGTGCACCTGTGCCGAGAAGTGCTCTTGCGCCCCCAAGTGCGAGTGTGCCCCGAAGTGCACCTGCGCCGAGAAGTGCTCGTGCGGTACAACCTGCGCGTGCAACCCCTGCAAGTGCGCTGACAAGTGCAAGTGCGCCAAGTGCGAGTGCAACCCCTGCAAGTGCGCTGAGAAGTGCAAGTGTGAGAAGTGCGAGTGCAACCCCTGCAAGTGCGGTGAAAAGTGCTCGTGCGGTACCACTTGTGCGTGCAACCCCTGCAAATGCGCTGAGAAGTGCAAGTGCGTTAAGTGCGAGTGCAACCCTTGCAAGTGCGGCGACAAGTGCAAGTGCGAAAAGTGCGAGTGCAACCCCTGCAAGTGCGGTGACAAGTGCGCCTGTGGCGACAagtgcgcgtgcggcgacaagtgcgcgtgcggcgacaagtgcgcgtgcgacgcCAAGCCCGCCGGCTCGTGCTGCCAGTAAACGCTTGCAATTAGTTTTCTTATCATATACCAAACCACTAGCCTATACCTCTCCTACAGCGCTTTGACGTGTCTCCATTCGATCAATCACCGAGCGGAGTGCCCCTAGCGTCAGATAGACAACATACGCTTATGCCATTCACCCCACACAATACCGTCGTACAGTGCCGTAGTTCCTGCCCAGGTGGTGGGAATCAAAAGCAGCGCCGTGATCAGCGACGGCGCTACACTCCGTCCGTGCACGAGCCATGCACTGGAGCACACATTGGCAGCGACCAGTGCCACGGCGATGCCAAGCAGCCCCACGAACCAACGCAGGCTCAcgcgctgcgacgcgtacgcatgcacgagcgcatcgcggaGCACCGGGAGGGCGCGGCCCagcacgtcggcggccgcgtctTTGGTGGGCGCTGCTTCGGACCCTTTGGTAGCAAAcatcgcctcgacgccAAAGTGGTCCGAGTACGAGACGCCATAGGCGAGGATCGGCTCGGTGAACACGACCTGGTGCTCCGTGCACTGCAGCTGATTCTTCTCTTGCGTCGGTCCACGAAAGAGGATATagtcgaggcgcttgccgttgtggcgcagcgcgcgctcgtcgagtgTCTTGTGGGCCGTCCATGTATTCCGCGGGCTGTCGCAGGTGATCCCTGCATCTGGCGATTCGgggtcgcgctgcgtcacCGCTGCGAACGAGTCCTGCAGGCCAGCCAGGCCGTAGAGAAGCGACATGCacagcgactcgggcagcgAGTTCAAGTCGCCAACACAGAATACGTGGCGCccacgctcggcgctggcgcgacacagctcggcgagctcaaAGGCCTCGCTCGTGCGAAAAGCCCTCTGCGTTTCCGGCCCCACCTGACCTCCGACGGCGGTAAACTGCGTGAGTATAGGGGCGTACATGTGTATTCCAAATATCCACGAGGCCCAGCTCCGGATGCGTGATTGTCGCACACCCACAGGCCTTCCCCGCTATCCAGTCGCCATGGTGCACAAAGATCGGTCGACCGGTCAACGTGTACATGTGCGTGATCGTGTCCACGATCGGGTGCTTGGACAGAATCGCGAGGCCGGATCCAAACGCGCCCCTGCGtgagccgcgcgacgtacgtcaGGAAAAAGGTGCCGTGTGCATAGTTGCTCGCACAGACTTTGCGCATGTACCGCCAGTCTTCGGACTCGACCCAGATCTCTTGCAGTGCAATCACGTCATAGTCTGTCTCTGCCAGGCGATCCGCCAGCGCCTTTAAGCGCTGTGTGCGCATCTTGGAGATGAACCGGAGGCCCCTGCGTcaggcgcggcacgcaccaGCAATTCAGCGTCAGgacgcgcatcgtcgtAGCCAACACCATCGGGCGATCGGGCACACTCTGTACGCCATGTCCAGTGCTCCGCTGCTGCGTG from Malassezia japonica chromosome 1, complete sequence includes the following:
- the ISC1 gene encoding sphingomyelin phosphodiesterase (EggNog:ENOG503NW9A; TransMembrane:2 (i309-331o337-362i); COG:T; BUSCO:EOG09263A64), producing the protein MRTQRLKALADRLAETDYDVIALQEIWVESEDWRYMRKVCASNYAHGTFFLTGAFGSGLAILSKHPIVDTITHMYTLTGRPIFVHHGDWIAGKACGCATITHPELGLVDIWNTHFTAVGGQVGPETQRAFRTSEAFELAELCRASAERGRHVFCVGDLNSLPESLCMSLLYGLAGLQDSFAAVTQRDPESPDAGITCDSPRNTWTAHKTLDERALRHNGKRLDYILFRGPTQEKNQLQCTEHQVVFTEPILAYGVSYSDHFGVEAMFATKGSEAAPTKDAAADVLGRALPVLRDALVHAYASQRVSLRWFVGLLGIAVALVAANVCSSAWLVHGRSVAPSLITALLLIPTTWAGTTALYDGIVWGEWHKRMLSI
- the OTU1 gene encoding ubiquitin-specific protease otu1 (COG:O; COG:T; MEROPS:MER0116559; EggNog:ENOG503NWMT) gives rise to the protein MRRALRQLAVELLRKDPDTYSSAILGESRESYLAKLVKPTTWGGAVELALFAAHFQVEIWCWDAKSGVCHKFGEQQGYSTAWLLAYAGIHYDVLVGLPTPDAPPERGTTAFAVSQPGLTDACQHLVTQLQSQHYYTDTATFSITCRTCGQRLEGEKGIAMHAQQTGHSDFSQTEETLSQ